In the Sandaracinus amylolyticus genome, TCGCGACGGATCTGCGTCAGGCGCCCGCGCTCGAACACTTCCCAGCGATCGGGCTGGCCGTCGTTGTTCTCGTCGTAGCGCGCCTCGTGCAGCACGCCGCTCTCGAACTCCTCCCACGTGTCCGGCCGCCCGCCGTGGCGCCGATCGCGCTCGCTGCGCGAGAGCAGGTTGCCCTCGCACCAGAGCCACGTGTCGATCACGTTGTCGAAGTTCGTGTCGAGCTCGCTGCGCACGACCACGCCGTTCTCGAGGTACGAGATCTGGTCGAGGCGCCCGTCGAAGTCGAAGTCGTGCTCCTCGCGGATCGGCGTGCTGCCGTCCTCCGCGAAGAAGCGCGTCACGTCGATCATCCCGTCGAAGTTCATGTCGTACTGGGCGCAGCGCTCCACGCCGCCCTCGTACACGTGACGGATGTCCGGGTTCGCGTCGTTGTTCACGTCGACCGCACGAACCTCGCGGCCCTGGGGATTGCACTGCTCGCGCACCGCTTGGTCACCGCGGCTGCCGCGGGGCGTGTCCCCCACCGCCGAGTTTCCACCACAACCAGGGCCCGTCAGGGCGAGCACGAGCGAGACCGCCGCGCCCACTGCCGCGCGGCGCCCAAAGCGAGTCGGTCGCATTCGGCGCGGAGCATACGCGTGCGGCCCCTACCCCCGCAACCGAGCCCGCCCCCGGCCGTTGACCGTACGTGGCGTGCCATGTAGCTTCATGACAACGGACGGGCGAATGGCGCGCAAGAAAGTCAGCACCACGATCTACATCACGCCCGACCAGAACGAGCGGCTCAAGCTGCTGCACGAGCGGACCAAGGTGCCCGTCGCGGTCTACATCCGCGAAGGCATCGACATGGTCCTCGAGAAGCACTCGCACAATCTCCCGGGCCAGCTGACGCTCGACGCGCCGCCCAAGAAGCGCTGAGCCGCACGCGATCGCTCATCCCGCAGTAGGCGCGGCACTTGCGAGTAGCGCCACTCGCAGCCACACCTTGCGGCCATCCATGCCCGTCCCCGTCGAGCGCATCCGCAACTTCTCGATCATCGCGCACATCGATCACGGCAAGAGCACGCTCGCCGATCGACTGCTCGAGTACACCGGTGCGCTCTCCGATCGTGAGAAGCAGGACCAGTTCCTCGACAACATGGAGCTGGAGCGCGAGCGCGGGATCACGATCAAGGCGCAGTCGGTGCGCCTCAATTACAAGGCGGACGACGGGCTCGAGTACGAGCTCAACCTGATCGACACGCCCGGGCACGTCGACTTCAACTACGAGGTCTCGCGCTCGCTCTCGGCGTGCGAAGGCGCGCTGCTCGTGGTCGATGCGTCGCAGGGCGTCGAGGCCCAGACGCTCGCGAACGTGTACCTCGCGCTCGAGAGCAACCTCGAGATCATCCCGGTCTTCAACAAGATCGACCTCCCGGGCGCCGACATCGATCGCGTGAAGCGCGAGGTCGAAGAGGTCATCGGGCTCGACTGCAGCGATGCGATCCCCGCCAGCGCCAAGGAGGGGATCGGCATGCGCGAGATCCTCGAGGCGGTGGTGAAACGCGTGCCGCCGCCCAAGACGGCGGGCGAGGACGCGCCGCTGCGCGCGCTGCTCGTCGACTCCTGGTACGACGCGTACCGGGGCGCGATGGCGCTCATCCGCGTGGTGGACGGGACGATCCGCCCCGGGATGAAGATCAAGATGATGGCCACGAAGGCCGAGTACGAGGTCACC is a window encoding:
- a CDS encoding ribbon-helix-helix domain-containing protein; this encodes MARKKVSTTIYITPDQNERLKLLHERTKVPVAVYIREGIDMVLEKHSHNLPGQLTLDAPPKKR